The genomic stretch GAGCTTCCTGGTGGAGAGTGTTCATACCCATGCCTGCAGACAGGAGAACGAAGGCTTGAATTATGGTGCATGCCATAAGCATCATAGTGTGTaggtgaagaagaggaagatgatgtACATAGATTCTGATGGTCATTATTCCAACTTTGTTGTCTAGTAAAGGAAACTATTGTAGCCTCTACTCTTGCTGAAGGAAGAGATGTGAACCTTTTAAGAGGAACAGTGGTTGCACTACCAACATAATCCATTATAAATTGAGTTGATAAAGGAGTAGAAGACTCCGATCCAACATCTTCCAAGGCACGGAGGTACGACACTGATAAACTCAGCCTACCACAAGGTGTGGCAATTGGCACAAACGAAAACTTGTTCATATTGGCCTCCTCTGCCTGTGTGAAATGTTCCCCAAAAGAAGATATTTTGTGGGAAAGGCTAAGTGGATTGATTCGACCTGAGGCATTGAGCTTATGGAAAAGCTTGTATGCAGGTAAAAGCCTAATAAAAACATACAAAGAGCGAAGCAAAATGATTGATTGGTCATACAATTTTGTTTCATCTAAGTGAGAAGAGGCCCTGCTGTTTTTCTTACTGCTTTGGTTCTTTGGCTTCAAATTGCTGCTGCATCTCTTCACGCTTTCATACCGCAGGATCCACCTCTCCACAATCTTTTCAGATTTAGGTTCCAGTGCAAGTTCATGATTCCAAGCGAGGTTCCTCAATAAGCATGAAGCCACATCTGGGACCCACTGCCGATGAATAAGGATAATATCGACAACAAGAGGCTCTAGATTGCTCTGCCGCCAGATGTCAAAATTTTCAAGAGCTGCCGGGCAGTCTTGTAAAGCCAGGTTGAACCACTTATCTCTTGGCCTGCTACTCGACAAAGATGatgaagaggaaggagaagataTGAAATGATCAACACTATGGTTACGAGAGGAAACATATGGAGACCTTGACTCGAGTATGATGTGAAGGCTTTTAGCAAAGAATTCAGTGATCACTTGCTCGACAATAGCAGACTCTGAGGATGATTGACTCGGTGTCGAAGCCATGCCAAACAATAAATTCTGAGAATTGGATATATCCACTAGAACTCAGAATCCCAGGAGGAAAGCAGGAATCCGGCGATCAAGTATCCAAGTTGAGCTGAAGGATTCATCAAAGTCAATGCTTTGCCAATCAAAACAATTACAAAACGGTCAACTCAGATGCCCCGATCTGCAAAAAaaacaacaataaaaataagaaaggATAGTTCCATGAAGCATCGATCAACAGGCAACAGCTACCAACTTAAACCGGAATCAGAACTCAAAAATGAAGCGCTCCGAAGCACTTTAGCGTCCTTCGATCAAGCATCTAGGGTTCTGAAAATCCATCCGATCGATGAACAGCCGGAGGTGTGAGAGCACCGGAAAGCAGCACAAAAAACACATCGGAGTCGGCAGGGAAGTGAAGAAGCCATTGATGAAGGGATTGATCGAGGAAGCGGAGCGGCATGCTCGCGGAGTTGCTTGTTTGAAATCCTCAGGCCGTTGGAACCGGGCACCAGAAAACTGGAACCCTAGTTCGGATGTGGCTTCAGGGAACCACGCTCTCAACTTTGTGCTTACTACTAATACGATACGATCGATATCTCCTGAGATAAAAGTGAAATTTCAAAGTTACCCCTCAccatttaataaaaatatatctaaaaatatatatatatataatatgtgaATTGCcacttttttatttattaataaaataatattttaactcgtttaatctaatttatattcaaaaatatatttattttcaatattattagggggtgtttggttgggggttatcaatgataaccttggtaggttatcaacgataaccttgtttggtttaaatAATAAGTGATTCCCGGTAATACAACATTACCGCCACGTCAGCAATCAGAGAATATAACCCGGAATCAGAAAACCATGGAAAGCTTAGGTTTTTCACGATTCCGGGGTTATCAATCTTTTTCTTCCAAAATTACCCTCCGACTACTCCGCCCTTCTTCACGATCGCGCGGATTTCTCGCCCGAGGCTGACCTCCTGCCGCCCTCTCTGGTGTCCCCCGCCGCCACGATCTGCGACGGGATAATTGAGTAATTGAGTCCGGTGTCAGTAGATCGAGTAGTGGTGATGGGGAAGGCCAAGCGCCAGCTGGTACTGCTGCTGCTCCTCTGCTCGTAAGCCTCCTCGCTTTGTCTGCCTCTGTTGCCTTCCCGTATCCCCCTTTCATCTTGCCGAGTGGAGACTTTTACTGGATTCTTCAACTGCACGAAGCCTTTTGCGAGCTTGTTGGATTGCTCCCCTCATTTGCTCAGCGTTTGATGGAGTGGAGCAGCTCCAAGGTGCCGTATTGGGACATGGTGGAGCTGGAGCAGGGGGCGGAGCTCAACGTGGGCGCTTTGGCGGGTCCGAGCTTTGTCCTGGGGAGCCAGAGCGGCGGGTTGGTGGATTGCTCGGTCGATCTGAGGCTGGGTGGGTTGGGTGAGTTCGGGCCGCCGGAGAGGTGGCTCCCCGTACCCGCATCGAccacggcggcggcggcggccgttCCATCGAGGAGAGCAGGTGCGGGAAGCAATGCCGGCGCCTTGTGCTTAGTCGACGGGTGCAAATCCGACCTCAGCAACTCCCGTGAATATCACCGGCGGCACTAAGGTCTGCGAGGTCCATTCCAAGACGCCGATGGTGATGGTGGGTGGCTAGAAGCACAGTAATATGAGGAAGAATCAattttttaatcaaatatttaaattatattttaaaatatatatatacttattttaaattttaaaaattaaaaataaattatatttatttattacatatattatcaacttattaattaataataataatttaattttaaaatttaattaaatatcaaattaaacaaagggtaatatagtaaataaCTAAATATCAAATTAGATTATAACATAACCTACGCTCAACCAAACATATGTTTTATTCTCGATaaccttgattatgtgattacttggtaatcatataactaagattatacacgataacttgaaccaaacgcacccttatagTTAGGGATATCATGGATATTATATCTAAATAATAGCTTTAATTAGGACTATATAATAAATACGGTCTCATAATTGTTACATTCTCATAGTTATTATAATTATACAATTATAGTAACTACCGATTGTAGTATTCTGTATCTACTGCAAAAGCAATTTTCACGGTGTAATATAGTTGGAGACACATAGTTTCATGATATAAGTGGTTTAAAATTTAATCCTCGAGATGTCATTATTGAGTTATTTTCTCGATCATACATTTTTAATTATACATTTATATTCTGTGATGATTCCACTGTAGCTATTACAAAATATAGCAGTTATGAACATGTCTACTACAATGAAATATAATCAGCATAAATCAAAGATGAATGATCGATATTGTAGCACCTATATAATGCATAATTAATATAATATTGATCGGTCTTAACTAAAGATAaactatttattttatattgtgATAAAAGATAATTCGTTCATTTCAGTATCTCCGTCAAGTAATCTCTAAATTAATATAGAGATAAATCATAAATAGTTACTAGTCATAGTGTAGTGACCAAGGTATGAGGGTGaactatttattttataataGTTATGATTCCGTAgcttttataatataatattaattaattttaatgaaaGATGAGATGAAATGTTcgtatataattaaaattataacgGTTGAGAATACAATCAAAGTTCTATTTTGAAATGTcataaaaaatatcataaatttaaaaagatgaagatatcttcattattttaataattttttttttgatataattaaaaaataaaatcataagagATTAGACTCAAAGTAAATTATATCATATAATTATAGAGATATATGAAATTTTTAAGACATAATAAATAAAATCAGAGCTATGATTTAGGCCAAACCTCATATAATATATGAGGACTTTAAACAAAGTTAAGAAAAGATCCAGAGTAAATGAAGAGTTATCAGAGTAAATGAAGAGTTATCAGAATTCTGACGGTAAGATCTAAAGTAAATTAAGGGTGACTAAATATAAATGCGTGTGAGGAGACTAACTAAATATTTAGAGAACCTAGGCCTCATATATATAAATTCTTCTGGAATAACAATAGCTATTGTAATAAAATTGAATAACGTGAAGTAAATgtgtttttgaaaataaaaataacttgAGGTGGAACAAAGAAttgttttgataataaataataaataaagaaggAATCATTCCAACTTTTCAAAAACACTCTCATCATTTTTACCGAAAACATTTCTAGTTATCTTCAAAGTGAAAAGTGCGTcagatgttaaaaaaattattaaaggatGACAACCCTTTTTTTTCACTTAAAATAACTATTATTCTAGCAACACTTTTGATAGATCAAAGAAttgttttgataataaataataaataaagaaggAATCATTCCAACTTTTCAAAAACACTCTCATCATTTTTACCGAAAACATTTCTAGTTATCTTCAAAGTGAAAAGTGCGTcagatgttaaaaaaattattaaaggatGACAACCCTTTTTTTTCACTTAAAATAACTATTATTCTAGCAACACTTTTGATAGATCAAAACCGGAACAATACCATTAGAGCTATTTAACCATATTGAAATGGTTTTGATCAACTAAAACTGATTCTATCCGAAGGtgtgaagttgaaaatttagggATATGATAGTTTCTTTGATTGGATGAAGGTCTCACTCTTTTctgtaaaataaaatcaaacaaggGAAGGAGTCTCTGGTGTTGACTCTCTAATGCTCAAattagaaatagaagaagagaaagtgAAAGTACTAGGAACCGAGATCAAtcttgtctttcttcatacctatcatattcttttatatcaATTTTAGTGACCCTTCATATGTtcctgtttaatgatattaattgcagACAGAATGtatctttgtcttgacttctccACATTCAAGGATAGATGAAGTGTTCTTTTTtgctttctcttctccttattaAGTATCCGTCTTTTTCTCTTTATCATATCGATTTATTATACTGTCAATGGCATACCCCGAGTCAGACGGGTGGCCCGTTCGACCCGCTCTCTTGCCgatcgggctgaccagacgctatTTGATCCAGACGGCCTATCGGACAATAGTTCCTCCGATCGACCTATGTAGCCCCCTCTCACTCGGGCGGCACGATTGAGCATCTGAGCCTCGACGTTGACCATTTTAACTTTGACCTTCACCATGACCGTTGACCCATGTCAGATGGGCTCCTTCCTACCGCCGCatcgaaaataatttttaagttaaaaaatgatattttaatatgttatttttttaatctactTTTTCTATTCAACTAATTATGAAAGTGATGGGATTGATTCCATAAAAATTTATCATCGACCAATAGGAATGATAATTTCCTCTAAATCTGACGAGAAATTCgatatccgacccgaatggaggaagATATGGAGGAAAGTTTTAGACCTGATTATAGTAATCGAGTAATCGGGTATGGATAGTAATCGAGTAATCAGGTATTAACTATAACAAAAATGTTgaaagacaacacccctacgacaacgattttagaAGGAAGTGTTGTTAATTtggttaaagacaacagtttttgacaaaaccgttatctttgagctttcaaaaaaaaataaaagacaacagttttgtaaaaactgttgtcgttgagctattttttgtaaaatcaacaacacattttacaacggttttctaaAACTATTGTCTTTAAGCGCTTTCTTAGgaggtcaaagacaacggtttattaaaaccgttgtctttgactttttTCTTTCGCCATTTTTTCCCTTCACAGTTTTTGTTGTGGCAGTGTTTTGCATTCCCTTCGAAAATTTTTTGGCACCCTATTTTCCCCCTTAGCCTTCCCGAACCCTAAACCCCTCTCCTCATACGATCtctcttccccccccccccccccccccccccccccccccccccccccccccgacctTCCTACCAAAACCTTCAGAAGGGGTGAGAGGAGGGAGTTTAGGGGCTCCCTCctcctctttccccctcttctcaTCGCCATCGCTAGATTCCCGTTCGCACTGCCGTTTCGGTGCCCCCGACTTCACCCTCAGCCCTGGCATGCTGTACGACGTGCTCGGCGTCGCCGCTGCCACATCGGGGCTCGAGATCATGGTGGCTTACTGGAGGCTCGCTGGCGCATGCCACCCGGACGCGGTGGTCGCGGCGGACCGGCTGACGAGTTCATGTGGATCCACGCGGCCTACGAGACGCTCTCCGACCCGGACAAGCACACCGAGTATGATCGAGGGGTCCTCGTCGCCGATCGGAGATGGAGGTCGTTCCATTCTTCCTGATCATCATATTCCTTCTACGCCGGCCGACGCCAGCCGCGAACATGGGAGATGAACCAGTGCTAGTAACTAACAAGATGCATCAAAGGTGTTTGATTATATGTCGATCTCAAATTTTCTACCCCAAATTGCTTTATTGCTGTTCTTTGTACATGTTCACAGATCGAATAATCTTTGATCTCACCAAACAACCTCTTCCTATTTCAATTTTGTTTCCCCTTTTCCTTAGGCAATTGTATTAATCTAAGATTGCAATCAAAACTAAAGAAAACCTTTGACTTCATATTCTGTTTGCTTTAAAAACAAGAAGTTCTGAGATTTCTTGGATCTCTATTTGATCTGTGAATTGATTAGCAACTCTTTGGTTTTTTCAAGAAAGGTTTTTACTCAAGTTGCTACAATTAATTCATAGATGCAAACGGAGGAAGCATTTGATTGTGATGGTTTCGCTTCACCTTCCTTTAGAGGAACAGCTGAACAACTTTGTAACAAATGAATAAGCCTTCTTGTCTCATCTAACCTTAAAAAGTGTACCAGCTTCCTACTTCCTTGAGTTAGGACATGGAGGCAGTGAGGATGACAGCAATTATGAGTAAGAACATGGAGGTAGTGAGGATGAGCGAAAGGTATGTCTCACCTAGGTTTTGTTTGgaaaagtgattttttttaaaaaaaataattttattaaacatatttaaaatcattggggTAAGTGACAAGGCTTGCAAAGATGAAATGTGAGTTTTTCCAGGTTGTGTTGTTTCATTATTTGTCAGCATTTTGCAATCAATTGGTTTATAagaatctttgaatttttgaagcATATGTAATGAAGCATTATTTTAAGAACTAGGAGAAGCTGCTTTTATATAAATGTGAGTTTGTACAACTTCTGTGTTTCTTCCTTTGGCGATAAGAATTTATTGCTTGGAACTGCAGAATTCTCCTTTTTCTCTGCTTATGTTTGGAACTAATCTTGCTTTCTGAAAACCATTAGTGTTTGTataatggtgttgtatctgtctcaAGGTTGGAATTGGTCTTGCTTCCTTCCTTTGAGAAATGGAAATGAAAATTCATATACAATTGAAGTAATTGTTTATGATTATTTTCTGTGACAACAGAGAATTCAATTGTGTTACTCTGCTGATTTTCCTTGCTTAAATGTTGGAAAACCAAAAGGACCATCATATGTGCCCCTTGAGGTTTTTGAGCTCATTCTACTtcactttttttaaattttttttgaaagaacctttatttttatcctgaAAAATTTGGCAAACTATTCAGTTCTGCTCCTTAGTTTCACTGCAAAGATATACCAAATCACTATCAACATTTCAACAAGCTTCCCTGGTGGAAAAGTCAAGGCTGAAGCCTTATGAATGAATAAGTGTCCTCAGTGAGGTATTTGTCGATCTTTAAGATTGGTTTTGTTGGTATGAAATGTATGCTATTTTTTCATGCTTATCCTTGGATGATAGATAGGCTTTGAGATTCAATAATTATGATGCTCACCCACTCCTATATGCATGTAGCGTTAGCATTGCCACTCTTTTACTCAAATAGAAGGCATAGTATTGCAACCTCCCCGGGTA from Zingiber officinale cultivar Zhangliang chromosome 5B, Zo_v1.1, whole genome shotgun sequence encodes the following:
- the LOC121985396 gene encoding autophagy-related protein 13b-like isoform X1 translates to MASTPSQSSSESAIVEQVITEFFAKSLHIILESRSPYVSSRNHSVDHFISSPSSSSSLSSSRPRDKWFNLALQDCPAALENFDIWRQSNLEPLVVDIILIHRQWVPDVASCLLRNLAWNHELALEPKSEKIVERWILRYESVKRCSSNLKPKNQSSKKNSRASSHLDETKLYDQSIILLRSLYVFIRLLPAYKLFHKLNASGRINPLSLSHKISSFGEHFTQAEEANMNKFSFVPIATPCGRLSLSVSYLRALEDVGSESSTPLSTQFIMDYVGSATTVPLKRFTSLPSARVEATIVSFTRQQSWNNDHQNLCTSSSSSSPTHYDAYGMHHNSSLRSPVCRHGSKRSSHIDNVRSQLTVATQTQTCLLESIIQTKGESPRSSNSLRDTNLHKEFEYCKDEVINLPDHASSSTYKPYSRNSSASSCLGEFDDWEISCPFVDEEGQTESSNRIQISKNKDQLGERPATGDLAPVQRSSDAAVGALIVMLKGARPLREDLPNSVRSLQDSEVPSGNPEVQPDKECTPHVEQPGYHAVSLTTTLLKSKTANALEELRRYKEVKESIIEQSAPKEIR